In Fusobacterium sp., the following are encoded in one genomic region:
- a CDS encoding YdcF family protein, which produces MFILEKIISSMLLSPLPFILIFLYIGLKNIFNRKIKFGIILILIGIGTYLGTSDFFIDKFLFKLESEYPLISAVKLQDADVYILLGGGIIPNSAGGNVPAEGANTRIMKTAQFYNKYPKKIYISGGMPLQDKESESSVYRRELIALGIPSKDIVIEEKSRNTKENAVYIKEMMEEAKEKKAVLITSAFHMPRSVKTFDKGERGLIFYPAPCDFMAKSGTENFFDYIPEYNNFKKLGLLLREYVGIIYYKIRY; this is translated from the coding sequence ATGTTTATTCTTGAAAAAATAATCTCATCAATGTTGCTATCACCACTGCCATTTATTTTAATTTTTCTTTATATAGGATTAAAAAATATATTCAATAGGAAGATAAAATTTGGAATTATTTTGATTTTAATTGGAATTGGAACTTATTTAGGAACAAGTGATTTTTTTATAGATAAATTTCTTTTTAAATTAGAGAGCGAATATCCATTAATATCAGCAGTAAAATTGCAAGATGCAGATGTTTACATTCTCTTAGGTGGAGGGATAATACCAAACAGTGCTGGAGGAAATGTACCAGCAGAAGGTGCTAATACAAGAATAATGAAGACAGCACAATTTTATAATAAGTATCCTAAAAAAATATATATATCTGGAGGGATGCCCCTTCAGGATAAAGAAAGTGAAAGTTCTGTATACAGAAGAGAACTAATAGCTTTAGGGATACCGAGCAAAGATATTGTAATAGAGGAAAAAAGCAGAAATACAAAAGAGAATGCTGTATATATAAAAGAAATGATGGAAGAAGCTAAGGAAAAAAAAGCAGTATTAATTACATCGGCATTTCATATGCCACGAAGTGTAAAAACTTTTGATAAGGGAGAGAGGGGATTAATATTTTATCCTGCTCCTTGTGATTTTATGGCTAAAAGTGGAACTGAAAACTTCTTTGATTATATTCCTGAATATAATAATTTTAAAAAGTTAGGATTGCTTCTAAGAGAATATGTTGGAATAATATATTATAAAATAAGATATTAA
- a CDS encoding GNAT family N-acetyltransferase: MEEIFVVEFEERHLKGFKKIGYEWLLKYDLLEPVDEEMLNNPKEKIVDKGGFVYIAEIDNECVGTVSLGKLENGDFEVLKLAVSDGYQGKKIGSLLMEMCFEKAREKGAKKLILYSNHKLKAALHLYKKYGFIELKCDGNKYEEADIKMECVL, encoded by the coding sequence ATGGAAGAGATATTTGTAGTAGAATTTGAAGAGAGGCATCTCAAAGGATTTAAAAAAATAGGTTATGAATGGCTTTTAAAGTATGATTTACTGGAACCTGTAGATGAAGAGATGCTGAATAATCCTAAAGAAAAAATAGTGGATAAAGGTGGGTTTGTGTATATAGCTGAAATAGATAATGAATGTGTAGGAACTGTTTCATTAGGGAAGTTAGAAAATGGTGATTTTGAAGTATTAAAACTTGCTGTTAGTGATGGATATCAAGGGAAAAAAATTGGAAGTTTATTAATGGAAATGTGTTTTGAAAAAGCAAGAGAAAAAGGAGCAAAAAAGCTAATACTTTATTCAAATCATAAATTAAAAGCGGCTCTTCATTTGTATAAAAAATATGGATTTATAGAACTAAAATGTGATGGAAATAAATACGAAGAAGCTGATATAAAAATGGAATGTGTATTATAA